Within Synechococcus sp. NB0720_010, the genomic segment TCGCCGTGAGCCGCAGCCTGCAGAACAGCCCCCTCTCAGCGCAGATGTTTCGCCATCTGCTGGAGAACCCTGAGCTGGCGGCTTTGGTGGACTCCAACTGGCGTCCAGGGCCCATTGACTTGGATGCCCTCTTGGCCCTTCCCGAGGGGAGCCTGGGTCATGTCTATGCCCATCAGCTCCGCTCCCAAGGGCTGACACCAGAGAGCCTGATTGACCCCAGGCCGATCAGCTCTGCGGAGGATTACATCACCCACCGGCTGCGGGAGACCCACGACATCGTCCACGTGCTGACCGGATTTGGCACCGATGGTCCTGGAGAGTTGGGCCTCCAGGCCTTCAACCTGGCCCAGAACCGCTCGCCCCTGGCGGTGATGCTCATCTTTGGCGGGATGTTGAGCTGTTTGCAGAACGACGAACCGCTGGAGGCGCTGCTGGAGTCCCTCTCCCGCGGTTTCGAGATGGGCCTCAAGGCCCGCTGCCTCATCGCTCAGAAACTTGAGGATGGATGGGAACGCCCTCTGGCGCAATGGCGGCAGGAGCTGGACCTCCCCTCCTAGGACCAGTTCTCC encodes:
- a CDS encoding Coq4 family protein — translated: MQFNLKSRLQSLKLVSGLATFLKHPDSLEGVFAVSRSLQNSPLSAQMFRHLLENPELAALVDSNWRPGPIDLDALLALPEGSLGHVYAHQLRSQGLTPESLIDPRPISSAEDYITHRLRETHDIVHVLTGFGTDGPGELGLQAFNLAQNRSPLAVMLIFGGMLSCLQNDEPLEALLESLSRGFEMGLKARCLIAQKLEDGWERPLAQWRQELDLPS